A genomic stretch from Malus domestica chromosome 15, GDT2T_hap1 includes:
- the LOC103402515 gene encoding uncharacterized protein — protein MNIDVAGLHRKLQLNELEEIRHKAYENARIYKDKTKAYHDKMLCTKTFSKGQKMLLFDSQLRLFPIQVQSLKTGHEFKVNGHRLKPYYDLFEEHVVEELSLYAVGSKEA, from the exons ATGAATATAGATGTAGCTGGGTTgcatagaaagctccaattaaATGAACTCGAGGAGATTAGGCACAAGGCTTACGAGAACGCTCGCATTTACAAGGACAAGACCAAGGCATATCATGATAAGATGCTTTGTACAAAGACATTCTCCAAGGGGCAGAAAATGCTCCTCTTTGATTCTCAACTTCGGTTATTTCCca tccaagttcaaagcttgaaaaccggccacgaattcaaggtgaatgggcatcgtttgaagccctattacgacTTGTTTGAAGAGCATGTAGTGGAGGAACTATCCCTctatgccgtgggctccaaggAGGCTTGA